Within the Manduca sexta isolate Smith_Timp_Sample1 unplaced genomic scaffold, JHU_Msex_v1.0 HiC_scaffold_2146, whole genome shotgun sequence genome, the region AGGATTATCAGGTCTGAACGGCATTTGCTGTGTTTCGATATACATGGtaattgtgtaatttattattagaaatgttGCTGGTGACCCTCACCGTCTTTGCGATAGCAGTACTAACTATCTATAGCAAGCGGTGGcaaagggttcatataaccacttcctgccagcttcccttaTGTAGagtataattatcattacaaagaTTTGCGAACTGCAATTATGCATACTAGTATGTATATAGATAGTGTCGGCTTCCTTCGCACTACTGATAGCCAGATGACTTCTGATGGCCCTGTTCCTACCAAACTTCACAAGAACACGAGCTAAGCTGAAGATGTAAAATCACTCTAGCCGTACATGCGCACATATATATACGTTacgtttacatttatatatgtatattactaattttttcaatgatatcattaaattaaattaatatcttaataCAAGACGTATTCAATTTTACGATACGGCTTTGGAATTTGCCGAAACAAATTAATGATTAAGATATCCTctgttatcaatatttataatccaTTATCACACTATATATGCTTATCTTTGGAATGagaaacaattacaaaatatcgtGTAATTTAGTGTTAGGGGGTTGTTTTGTTTCAAGTTAGAGTATCATAGAAGACGATTAAAGAAGATTGAAATATGCAGAAATAGTTTTTGGGAAATGACGTTTccaaatgataatattaaatacatgcatGAAGCTGTtactaattatacatatatcacGCCTTCATCCCCATAGGGCCAGAGGTAGCATCCAGGGCATTTAATTTACGCTATGTATGTGCTGCCCTATAACGAAGGGGAAGAGCCTACTGCCATATTGGCTTCATTCCCAgtctccaggctgatactgagctgaaaaacaaaaaaacttttctgccgccaaagcaagactgtgtagtcactgttgtgttcccatttgaaggatattgtagccagtgtaactggacataatacgtattaaaatctcatgtctcaggatagcgagcgtagtggaatactaaacaatattttgtaatgcaaggtgttgaatgatgttcttactgtttatgggcggtcgtagcgcttaccatcaggcgaacggcaagctcgtctcatcattcatgatataaaaaaactcaatatcacttaaCGCGATACGAGATCTCGGTGTAGTGGTTGTCCCCCGCATGCTATATAATTACGCCACTATATAGTTTTCGGATTAAATGAGCGTacgattaaatgtttgttaattttcaGTTATGTAGAAGATGCACCACCGACGCCAGTAAACACAGCTCTTTCAAACCTTGCTTCTTACTTGGACGAACCAGGTTTAGCTGAGGTATAAACAGATAtacttaagatatatttttaagagtatattttcttctattcgtattattttcttgtttacGTAGCCCAATATcacatgttttattgattttgaaataatataaaacatgatCAGCCAAAAGAAAAGATGCacgtaaatttgttttttccaTATCGGTTCATAAACGTCCAAATTCTGAGGAAATAGGCACTAAAAACATACACTTCTGATTGATAACCtcatttttttgaagtcagtcaAATAAAATAGCATCTTCGATATCATTATACTTAACTCACAAGTCGCACCTTAGATTtacaacatttgaaaagtgacaaactatCGAATGCAGCGATCGAATGCAACATCGACTTTCCTGTATTTTGCATTTGCGTCATTCTAATTCTAAAGGTGTGCAGTGTTGCAtcatttcaacataatatttaattaggacaaataaatgtattactaatataaactaCCTATATAATGATGTTTGGaaccatattaaaataatactggTTTGCTACAACActtttgatttataaacattcTCTTTTCTAGTATGAGGAATGGCTCCGCACAACTCAGTCGAACAGTCTCCAATATAACACAGTGATATCAGCTATCAATTCTGCCCGCAACAATATGGAATGGGGCACGAACATGGCCGAAACTATTTTAGCTGCTGCGAGGGGCAGTGCTGCTGGTGTAGCTGTTTCAGCTATGCTTTTAGCTATAATGGCTATCTTTGCTATGGTCATGTAATCAGTAATGATTCCAGATTAATTAAAAGCAATATGTCTACTTCTGCACTTTTTATGCTATGAGGATTTTAGGTCATAGCTCTCGAACAAACCAGagtataagtataatttatgtaattttgttttgtacaaatatattactattgtaattagattttaagatttttaaagtcATTCTCGCATTCAGGGACACAATTTGCAATGTTAGTGCGTTATATCATTTGAGAACTTGATGTTATGgatgaaaatatacatttgatattattaaactttgttttatttgtatgaaaaccATGTaccatatcatcatcatcatcagccctgtattatatactgcctcactgttgggcacgggcctcctctactactgagagggattaggcctttgtccaccacgctggcctagtgcggattggtagacttcacatacccccgaaattcctatagagaacttctcaggtatgcaggtttcctcacgatgttttccttcaccgttaaagcaagcgacaattcacaaagaatacacacataatttttagaaaagtccgttccacaaccaactaggctaaaaaattatcttatcttatatttttaaaaacatataccAATTACACTTCTAGTGGGTATGTTACTGTTTCTCATGCTTATGTCATAGATGCcctattttagaaattattccAAATCGTTTCTGCAACAGTCTTGCAAAACATGTTGTTTAATCCTAAATTATAAGATATTACTAAAGGGCGAAGATACGTATAAGGTCTATTTTTACAACTATAAAATCTTGAATACGTCGCCAACATAACTTTATAATCGTTAAcgccaataaaaaaaagaacgaTGTATCAGAATAACGTATTCTAACGATACGCCTTTTTGCCAGGATATGTTACTTCCATACATGTCGCAGAATAgataaccgctggagtaagcgtGTTCTAGAGTAGAGAACGTGTCTTGGCAAACGTAACGTGGACGCTCTCTGACCAGATAGCaggacgacttacacaagagggccggcaacgactggatgcataaagtaGCAGACGGGCTCTGTAttgtaccttgggagaggcctatgtccagcagtggacttcaaagggctgatgatgatacataaagttagcgttaacgattgtaaaaggCATCTTGACGACGGTGTTCATGTCATATGGATATGCATGAAGTATTTAAGGAAACTATGACTGAGTCGAGTATCTTTATACTAAAGGCAAAATGCAATCTGTTGTCAATCGTTTTGAGGGAATTGTCTTTTCTTTAATTTGTCTAAACTGTAAGAAACATATGATCATGAATTTTGATGTCGATATAATAAGGACGTACGATGTTATTAAAGGCATCCGCATGCCTATAGCATTAATTTGTTAGATGGAATATAaagataatctatatatatttagattatttcaatttagatCATTTAAGCGATTTACCATGTTACATATCATCATAATTTTGAACGAAACCagctaatataaaatagaaaaatttaaatattccatgACAGAACAAAGTCTTTTACACATAATACACTTATCATGCCGAAAGCTAGGTATATGGCATCTGTGAGAGATATTGAGACCAATTAATGTTTAGCGAGTCACATTTACATATTGGTTACATGATAGAAAATACACTAATAGGTATTTGCAACGCCTTGCTCAAAGAGAACttggtttaataaattacacaaagtaattatttcactaaatatttataaaattattctatacgGTAAAGAGCCCCAAGTCCTTATTTCTGAACATAATACAAAGGCTAAACATATCAAAGACGCAACTGTCCAAGTAATACCCGATATCAAACATATGACACGACAttctaatgaataataaaagtgGCTAACATATCGTTATCATTATGGGGCAAGTGCGGTACACTTATCAAGAGTCTATAcatcttgataatattttatcttagcTCGCGCCGATTGCGATAATCCTGATatcatttattacaattaactaTGGTCCAAGGTActggtaatattaaaatttgatattttttagtgGACGCATTTTGCATGGCGTCATTGAGTTGGCAGGTACGTATTTTGATTCACTTGATTATTGTCAATTTTGATAATGACCTTGAAAATTTAAACTGTGGTAGCGCCAAGAGCTGCTTAATTTTTTACAGTCTTGTATATTGTTTGTCACCTTTTTCGGTTTCTTTATTAGTTCAGAAAATGGATAGTTCcacatagattttaaaattattagaagatcagggtaattttttttttgttgtattgatATTCCGAATGAGTGAGTTTAGATCaaagtaattttgtatttaagctACGTTATTGCATTTTTTGTGTGTCAGTGCAGAGGAAAAATACTTAAGCGTGGAATCTGAAGTGGTAGTAAAATTAGTACTTGTATAAGTATTGATAATAAACCACAAATGTACCAAAAATGGTGCATAGGATTTTAAAGACACATTAATAACCctgattaaaacaaattaatgaatACCGTATGAAAGGAATCAACTACTCGACCAAGAAGACTCAGCAGTCGttgatataaatagattttagtgAAGAGAACATAAAGATCAAATCGAAGGGTAATTTTTTGGatgatataatgtaattaaataaaaaaggggttcatattaaatttaaatcatttgtgCCTTCCAAGGActttaatacattatatatacaGGAAGCAGatgtattatagatatataggtGTTTGTATGCATCTGGTTTATGTATATTGAAAGACATTTCTAAATCAACAAACtagtgattattataataaccatGTGCAATTTATATTCATACTATCTTATTTTCAGccatgataaatattataaagttaggAGTGTTATCGGTTTTACTGGCGTATGCCAAAGCCGATTGGCCGATAGATCTTTTAGAAGAGCCGATTTACCGTAACCAAGTTGATGACACTGTCTACCGTCTACCTGAAGAGTTGGACCCCCATACATTATGATATAGAAATAACACCATACTTCGAAGCTACTGCTAATAGACCGGCTTTCACTTTTGATGGCATAGTTACGATTCGTCTTAGAGTAAGTatcaaaaatcttatttattggtgtgattgtaaaaataagtcattttaatgcaatataacatttttcgtTAGTGCAAATTTAGaatccatttttataaattaactagttgacccgacagacgttgtcccgtcttaactatgaatttgcagcgcgcattctgtcaatcgctgccagttatttcaaacaattgacagttatataaaattaatattttcgttaagtttttttagattttctaattttccgcgcaatttcttgaattttttctttcataagaaccttctcctgacaataacaaacacaaaaaaagtaaaatcggtccagccgttcacgcgtgatggcgtgaccaaggcaaatgaggattcatttttatatgtatagattaatttgaattttatgaaaatctaaCAAATCTGAATTGCAATCGTTTCTACTTATAGGCAGTACAAGCTAATTTAAGTGCTCTCATCATCCAAGAAAATGTCCGAGAGATCCTCTCTGTTACTCTCACCGACGAAGCTAATGTGCCGATAAGAATCAACACAGCAAATCCCTTTGAACGCATCAGAGAGTACCATTTCCTAAAAATCAATCTGGCTGATGGAGTTACCTTGGTTAATGGACAAGTGTACTTGCTCACTGTAGAGTACATTGGAAATATAAACGAGACACCGCTGTCGAGAGGTGTATTTAGAGGAAACTATGTCGGTGATGATGGACGTCTTCAGTAAGTATGAGCCTACATGATTTAGTTCAGTTGATATTAGAACTATCGATAATAGTTATGGTTAGGcatgttttgaatttaaaataaaatattttttcaaattactttaAGTACTTCGAAATTGATGTATAAATTGGAATTGAAATTGATGTATTCTTGCAGCTGGTACGCGGCAACTCATTTGCAGCCAACGCACTCAAGGCAACTCGCACCGAGTTTCGACGAGCCCGGCTTCAAGTCTACCTTTGACATGATCGTCAACAGACCCGCGTCATTTGGAGAGACCTTCGGCAACATGCCCATTCGACAGACGATTCAGttagttatattaaaagaagtcagatattttaattcactttataataaaaaagaagttatataccaaataaatatacttcaGAAATTAATTACTCTGAAATTTCCACAGAATGGGAAACCGTGTGAAAGAGATCTTCCACAGAACTCCTAGGATGTCAGCGTACTTGCTAACGTTGCATATCAGCGAAGAATTCACTGTTATCGCCGACAACAACGACACTGCTAGGCCCTACAGGATTCTTGCCAGGCCTAACGCTAGAGGACAAGGAGAATACGCTTTGGAAGTGGGACCTCCTATCACCAGGTGGTTAGAGAACTACTTGGGCATTAGTTACTACTCTATGGAAGAAAACATGAAGAACGATCAGATTGCTTCGCCATTCTGGGCGTCTGGTGCGACAGAAAATTGGGGTTTGGTTACTTATAGGTACGTAATGAGtctatatgtatgtgtatgtagtCATAAATGAAttcatttgaatttgaaaaatgtatgaaaatttaaaaacaactacGTTTTTTCAAATTCATCATAGACTTTTGACCCTTCAACTTAGAGTAGAAATTGGCGCTTTAATTCTGGTTACAGGAAACTATAAATGGTTTATAcacttataagtattattttttactaattataattagcgtAGACTTGaagttatttccaattttaGAGAACTCCGTCTGCTTGTCGAAGAAGGTGAGACTAATGCAAATGATAAAATGACGGTCGGCACCATAACAGCCCACGAGCTGGCCCATAAGTGGTTTGGCAACTTGATTACTTGTCGTTGGTGGGACAATGTCTGGATTAATGAAGGCTTTGCGAGCTACTTCGAGCATTTTGCCATGGACGGCGtaagtagaaataaaattatctttgtttgATTCTTGCATATTAACTATGTTGTGAAAACTCAACTCTTTGGTCCAGATTTACTCCATCATAGTAGAATCTTgaatagaaattttaaattgcatttctTTCGTTTTGTCTGCATATTTCTATTCGGAAAACTTGCCTACGATTGTACCTCggttcaatataaaaaatctaatttttacTATGAAAATTTTGCCgatatgttacaaaatataaactttccCAGGTTGATAAATCTCTGGAGCTAGCTGATCAGTTCAACATCCAGTATATGCAAAGCGCATTGTCTTCTGATGCCTCTGCTGGTACCAGGGCCCTGCAGCATACAGTCAACAGCCCCACACAAGTGACTGGCCACTTCACAGGTATCAGTTACTCAAAGGGAGCGGCATTCCTTCTCATGCTGAAGCATTTCGTCACTGAAAACACTTTCAAAAAGGCCTTGAACTACTTCTTGGTTGACAGGTACTGATTCATCAAATATCGCTATTACTGTAATATGgagtattgtaattattaacaatattctttttattatatatgcgaGTGTTTccactgatttatttttttattgtacttaattaTCTTAGTAATGTTATTGTGATAACGATTGTAGTATtaacaattgtaattataattaaaatacagtaaTCATTGTTTTATACGGGCACTTTAAAGTGATTCCGCTACACCTGACGCTAAATGGATTAGTctaatagaaagtcgactgacgaggggtgattacccctcgaaagtggaaacaattatgccgtcctattggaaccggatatacatagggtGATCCtagaacgtgacacacttacatgggccactatgacgggtcttaataccttgtgtacggtggtcgctatccgggaagatataaaatatatcctaccaccaacaaacaTTGCTAGAAACATCGCGATGTAGCCAATTATAGCCATAATTTAACCTCATCGACAATAGAGCCTCACAGTTTTGTCCGAATGTTCATTTTCAATACATCGTTCGTTCTTTTCTGGTTTTTAGCGCGTGATATTATTTCAGGTCCTACAAACATGCGTTCCCATCAGATTTGTTCAATGCTTTCGGCCGCGCTGTGAGAGAAGACGGCACCTTAGCTAGTGGATTTAATATCGAACATATTATGAGGTTTTGGGTTGAGCAGCCTGGTTACCCAGTGCTGAACGTAGAAGTTGACATGAACACTGGCGTCATAAACCTGAGACAggtaaaatagattaaatagttatataatcATTTACTGGACGCATTTATACTATTTAAGATAATACATGAATTGTCGAGGCATGGTTGAAACCTTTACGAatgctaatatttaaattaagtaaccaCAAGTTCTAGTAACATGACTATTTGCAGTTTATCGAACAGACAAGTTATCCTATTCTTATCAATCAAAATGAATGGCTATTACTACTATTTctaatatgaaaacattttacagGAACGATTCTTTATCAGTGCAAGCACGCAAGGCACCCTTCAGGTGTGGCCTATACCCGTGACATATACCAGGGAAACAATCCTGATTGGAATGCATTGAAGTCCACTTTCGTCATGGACTCTAGGAGCGCTCAAATTCAAAAACCAGCTGGACGTGAATGGGTTATCTTCAACGTTCAACAGCAAGGTAAACTTTTTGGATTAATAGAAAGACTAACAAGTAATATACTTTGAACTTCAGTGCGCCCTGTGACCCCGAAGGCCTGAATGTCTCCGAAacatcaggagaaaataataaattaaaaagcgcgataaaatccgcgaaatagttttattttaatgcctaaCTTTCgtgaaaacataagaaatttatataatttagataaaaattgaTAATCGGATTATGGAAAGCCAAAGATTAGAATgcaatttttgtttatgattttacaaacatatatttgtatgtacgTGAGTTTGTTTATATGGTCCCTCAAAGAACCTAAAGGGCTGCACCTTGATATTGACACATACTTGATTTGATCATTTGAGTTTTATagtcgtgttttattttttgacctAAATTTATTCTACtctaaaagtaattataaaatcttaagGGATctgatgtatataatataatgatctGAGATATATAATGTAGAAAGGCTACtaagtttatatataaactcatataatatataagaaagattttattataggGACAACatcagtataacatgtacaataaagaggagaaaaacaaaatatgtaaagaaatataacgCGATTATACCCAGTGTCAACGATGGGCACCCTCATTCAGCTCCTTGCTGCAGTACCGGCCTGGTTgatactgcagcgctgattttcaacgAGGGATCTAGGATATATGTATCttattttgtatatgtataaactcatttatattattatcaaccatacacaaatacagaaatccgctgccaaaactgtggtcgtatctttcgggctagaatcggtctgataagtcaccagcgtaggtgTATATCGTACCTCGCATCTTCTACGAACGCTACTTTATCTCATgtagatgttaattgccaatgatgaAACTCATTTGTATATCTTTGTTCAGGAATATACCGTGTCAACTACGATACACAGAACTGGCAATTGATTGCTGCAGCTTTAAGTAAGAACGTCTCAAGTATCCATCATTTGAACAGAGCACAAGTAAGAAAACATTCtgccagtatttttattttcctgcatTTTATactatcaaattatattatagaggAAATATCGGTTTATAGTTTAACAAGCGATTGATGTATTCTTTCCTGATAAATTCATAATTAGGGTATTTCCCGATAGTATTTATAGCTGGATCCAAGTCGCTTAATTCaacttaattttaacaattctcatttattttatttttgataacatGAGGATTTACTTTTTAcgttgctattattttatttacgacaACAATAGACGAGTCTCTATTCGAAAAAAGTATTGAGCTTTacaattgtgtttattattttcatcgAAGTATTAAAAAGTCATCATAATTCTTGATTATTTTAACCTGTATtgcttaaaaacattttaggcTTTTAGGttgcaatttaatttgataaattataatacatttttgtgcaATTAGTTCctatatataactttttagaTTCATTTAGATCTACAAGTTTATCATGTTTGTTAATGTTTGATTCTGTTTGCAGATTGTAGATGATGTGTTTGCGTTAATGCGTTCCGGAAGAATGACTTACAACTTGGGTTTCCAAGTGCTGGACTTCTTGAAGCAAGACACGAGCTACTACAGCTGGTATCCAGCTATAACCGGTTTCACCTGGCTTAGGAATAGATTCTTGCACATGCCTGACGTATTGGCTGAATTTgacgtatgttttttttatgagtattataatattttgttttaaaaagttcGATTtctacaatgtttaaaaatagagtcgtttaaaatagatattggTTAAAAGGAGGAGCGAAATGATTAGTCataaaatgaagtatttataacatgtatacAGAAAACGAAAATGCATTGATAATTAATGATACTATTTTACATTATCACAACATATCTATTCAGATATAACATAAACTTTTCAGTTACCTCGTTAAGttctttatttatcaaataagta harbors:
- the LOC115449144 gene encoding LOW QUALITY PROTEIN: membrane alanyl aminopeptidase-like (The sequence of the model RefSeq protein was modified relative to this genomic sequence to represent the inferred CDS: inserted 1 base in 1 codon; deleted 1 base in 1 codon) encodes the protein MINIIKLGVLSVLLAYAKADWPIDLLEEPIYRNQVDDTVYRLPEELDPHHYDIEITPYFEATANRPAFTFDGIVTIRLRAVQANLSALIIQENVREILSVTLTDEANVPIRINTANPFERIREYHFLKINLADGVTLVNGQVYLLTVEYIGNINETPLSRGVFRGNYVGDDGRLHWYAATHLQPTHSRQLAPSFDEPGFKSTFDMIVNRPASFGETFGNMPIRQTIQMGNRVKEIFHRTPRMSAYLLTLHISEEFTVIADNNDTARPYRILARPNARGQGEYALEVGPPITRWLENYLGISYYSMEENMKNDQIASPFWASGATENWGLVTYRELRLLVEEGETNANDKMTVGTITAHELAHKWFGNLITCRWWDNVWINEGFASYFEHFAMDGVDKSLELADQFNIQYMQSALSSDASAGTRALQHTVNSPTQVTGHFTGISYSKGAAFLLMLKHFVTENTFKKALNYFLVDRSYKHAFPSDLFNAFGRAVREDGTLASGFNIEHIMRFWVEQPGYPVLNVEVDMNTGVINLRQERFFISASTQGTLQVWPIPVTYTREXNPDWNALKSTFVMDSRSAQIQKPAGREWVIFNVQQQGIYRVNYDTQNWQLIAAALSKNVSSIHHLNRAQIVDDVFALMRSGRMTYNLGFQVLDFLKQDTSYYSWYPAITGFTWLRNRFLHMPDVLAEFDEILFGYLNALITDLGYEVVPDEPVTRTLNRFFALTFACNIGHEGCVRDAAQKFNALRTSGARVNPNLRRHVFCTGLRKGGYEDWRFLYERRRNSNNQADDLAMLRALGCTTDNRARQEYLEMILTDEVKAQDTVNAFTFFYMGDRSNARVALEFLKPRVEQVRQAVVLPAWFDSVLSNLASYLDEEGLQDMEQWLNANRDTIPNYNVGLSAISSTRANMRWGTQNANIVLTAARGAAVVVLPTTMLFLSTLFALLLK